One stretch of Terriglobia bacterium DNA includes these proteins:
- a CDS encoding cytochrome c3 family protein gives MKNRSVMSLLLCLCVLLLGASALAQKAPANPVILKGAPMGGVKFDHKAHAGAKCDTCHHAAKPEKAAKSAQEACTDCHTKVAAAPMKTKLQAAFHNPTATAGTCIDCHKKEVAAGKKAPTKCMDCHKKENV, from the coding sequence GTGAAGAATCGGTCCGTAATGTCTTTATTGCTTTGCCTTTGCGTGCTCCTGCTGGGCGCATCCGCCCTCGCGCAGAAGGCTCCTGCAAACCCAGTCATCCTGAAGGGAGCCCCAATGGGCGGCGTCAAATTTGACCACAAGGCTCACGCCGGGGCGAAGTGCGACACCTGCCATCATGCAGCTAAGCCTGAGAAGGCTGCCAAGTCAGCCCAGGAAGCCTGTACCGACTGTCACACCAAGGTGGCGGCGGCCCCGATGAAGACCAAGTTGCAGGCGGCTTTCCACAACCCGACGGCTACTGCGGGCACCTGCATCGACTGCCATAAGAAGGAAGTGGCGGCCGGAAAGAAGGCTCCGACCAAGTGCATGGATTGCCATAAAAAGGAAAACGTATAG
- a CDS encoding GtrA family protein, with protein sequence MKTFLRWLKFNLIGIVGVGVQLLFLHLLVRADVAYLAATALAVEAAVLHNFAWHQRYTWADRPTDNLPAVMGRLVRFHLSNGTVSIVGNVLLMRWLVGGLHVEVLPANFGAILVCSLVNFLLGDRFVFRNQACHA encoded by the coding sequence ATGAAAACGTTTTTGCGCTGGCTGAAGTTCAACTTGATCGGGATCGTTGGGGTTGGAGTGCAACTCCTCTTCTTGCACCTGCTGGTGAGAGCCGATGTCGCCTATCTGGCAGCCACGGCGCTCGCAGTCGAAGCCGCCGTGTTGCATAACTTCGCATGGCACCAGAGATACACCTGGGCGGATCGCCCCACCGACAACCTGCCAGCTGTCATGGGACGCCTGGTCCGCTTTCACTTGTCGAATGGAACTGTTTCGATTGTCGGTAACGTCCTGCTGATGCGTTGGCTCGTGGGCGGCCTGCATGTGGAGGTTTTGCCGGCGAACTTCGGAGCCATACTTGTTTGTTCTTTAGTCAATTTCCTGCTTGGCGACAGGTTTGTGTTTCGGAATCAAGCGTGCCACGCGTAA
- a CDS encoding S41 family peptidase has translation MRGRTRRVYAFLSGAILAILLCAVALFAQQRNSQSSPPDDPAAIESLKKFADVFSIVEQNYAEPVDSDKAVYNGAIPGMLRVLDPHSSFFDPKAFRQMREDQQGRYYGVGMQIGLFRNQMTIMQVFENTPAFKAGIHPGDVIVSVGGKSAAKMTSDQVADTLKGPKGTPVDLTVSRDGLDHPLALTVVRDEIPRPSVDLHYMIAPGVGYIHISSFMETTSQEVDSALKSFGDIKGLILDLRGNPGGLVNEGVAVAGDFLPQGAVVVSHHGRNSPERVYRAAKGNGGKSFPIVVLVNRGTASAAEIVTGALQDHDRALIAGEITFGKGLVQSVYPLSEDTGLALTTAKYYTPSGRLIQRDYTGVNLYDYYTHGGTDNSNDANREVRQTESGRTVYGGGGITPDVKIPPIKNDRFEDDLLEHYAFFDFARRYVVNHQVDRNFQVDDNVLLDFRKFLDTKGVNFTEAELQQDKDWVTCNVKSEVLLDQLGETQSRLARAQCDPDISKAVELLPKAKELADNSRKIIAARQSKAVSQ, from the coding sequence ATGCGCGGTCGTACCCGTCGAGTTTATGCCTTTCTTTCAGGCGCTATTCTTGCAATCCTGCTTTGTGCTGTAGCCCTGTTCGCCCAACAACGTAATTCGCAGTCTTCGCCACCTGACGATCCTGCCGCGATTGAAAGCCTTAAAAAGTTCGCCGACGTGTTCAGCATCGTCGAGCAGAACTACGCCGAGCCGGTAGATTCCGATAAGGCCGTCTACAATGGCGCGATCCCCGGCATGTTGCGTGTGCTGGATCCGCACTCGAGCTTTTTCGACCCTAAAGCTTTCCGCCAGATGCGCGAGGATCAGCAGGGCCGCTACTACGGCGTAGGAATGCAGATCGGCCTTTTCCGTAACCAGATGACGATCATGCAGGTCTTCGAGAATACACCGGCTTTCAAGGCTGGCATTCATCCCGGAGACGTGATCGTGTCCGTAGGCGGGAAGTCCGCCGCGAAGATGACGAGCGATCAGGTTGCGGACACCCTGAAAGGACCCAAGGGTACCCCGGTTGATTTGACGGTTTCACGCGATGGGCTAGATCACCCGCTGGCGCTGACCGTGGTTCGCGATGAGATTCCACGGCCCTCCGTCGACCTGCACTACATGATTGCTCCGGGCGTGGGATACATTCACATTTCGAGTTTCATGGAAACGACCTCGCAGGAAGTCGACTCTGCGCTGAAGTCCTTCGGCGATATCAAGGGCCTGATCCTGGATCTGCGCGGCAACCCCGGCGGACTGGTAAATGAAGGTGTAGCCGTGGCGGGCGATTTCCTGCCGCAAGGTGCTGTCGTCGTCAGTCACCACGGACGCAACTCTCCGGAGCGTGTTTACCGCGCCGCGAAGGGGAACGGCGGCAAGAGCTTCCCAATCGTGGTGCTCGTCAACCGCGGCACCGCTTCGGCGGCAGAGATCGTGACCGGTGCCCTGCAGGATCACGATCGCGCGTTGATTGCCGGAGAAATTACCTTCGGCAAAGGCCTCGTTCAGAGCGTGTACCCGCTGAGCGAGGACACCGGCCTGGCTCTGACTACGGCAAAGTACTACACCCCGAGCGGACGCCTCATCCAGCGCGACTACACCGGCGTGAACCTCTACGACTACTACACCCACGGCGGCACCGATAACTCGAACGACGCCAACCGCGAGGTTCGCCAGACCGAATCCGGTCGCACCGTGTACGGCGGAGGCGGTATCACTCCCGACGTCAAGATCCCGCCGATTAAGAACGATCGCTTCGAGGACGACCTGCTCGAGCATTACGCGTTCTTTGATTTCGCTCGCCGCTACGTGGTGAATCACCAGGTCGATCGCAATTTCCAGGTCGACGACAACGTTCTGCTCGATTTCCGCAAATTCCTCGATACCAAGGGCGTTAACTTCACCGAGGCAGAACTTCAGCAAGATAAGGACTGGGTGACCTGCAACGTCAAGTCCGAGGTCCTGCTGGACCAGTTGGGCGAAACGCAGAGCCGGCTGGCTCGCGCACAATGCGACCCGGACATTTCGAAAGCCGTTGAACTCCTGCCCAAGGCGAAGGAACTCGCGGATAATTCCCGCAAGATCATCGCGGCAAGGCAAAGCAAAGCCGTGAGCCAGTAA
- a CDS encoding CDP-alcohol phosphatidyltransferase family protein yields MPTMVQAATFRPANRVLESVLAPAERRALRWFASHMPGWVNSDHLTILGALGMIGAGFAYWAASREPRALILVCVLLGLNWFGDSLDGTLARYRDQQRPRYGFYVDHVIDCVGALFLLGGLALSGYMHPWVAIGLLLAYNLLAMESYLASYTIGEFRLTHFLFGPTELRVLLIIGNLYLLYRPTVHFLGRTMRLFDIGGVVGIAGMLFIFTLTTIRNTAKLYREETR; encoded by the coding sequence ATGCCAACTATGGTTCAGGCTGCAACATTCCGACCAGCGAACCGCGTTTTGGAGAGCGTCCTTGCTCCGGCCGAGCGGCGGGCTTTGCGATGGTTCGCTTCGCACATGCCCGGTTGGGTCAATTCCGACCACCTGACGATTCTGGGAGCCTTGGGGATGATTGGCGCCGGCTTCGCTTACTGGGCAGCAAGCCGCGAGCCCCGTGCTCTAATTTTGGTTTGTGTATTGCTTGGCCTCAACTGGTTCGGAGATAGCCTCGATGGCACCCTGGCCCGTTACCGAGACCAGCAGCGGCCGCGCTACGGCTTCTATGTCGACCACGTTATTGATTGTGTGGGCGCCCTTTTCCTGCTTGGCGGGCTCGCGTTGTCGGGATACATGCACCCGTGGGTCGCGATCGGGTTGCTGCTCGCCTACAACCTGCTCGCGATGGAGAGCTACCTCGCCAGCTACACGATCGGCGAGTTTCGGCTGACGCACTTCCTCTTTGGTCCGACCGAACTTCGCGTCCTCCTCATTATCGGGAACCTATACCTGCTTTACAGACCGACGGTCCATTTCCTCGGCAGGACGATGCGGTTGTTCGACATCGGTGGGGTCGTCGGGATTGCGGGAATGCTCTTCATCTTTACGCTTACGACGATTCGAAACACGGCAAAGCTTTACCGCGAGGAGACGCGATGA